One genomic window of Candidatus Kuenenia stuttgartiensis includes the following:
- a CDS encoding formate dehydrogenase subunit gamma: protein MKSNTNYLRFTLFHRFCHFLTIISFFGLVLTGLPLAFSGYDWGRWLYELFGGYPTAGYIHRVSALITFFAGFLHFAWLFFNVSIKKKKGFFWGPNSMLLQPRDLFDVIADIKWFIGIGKRPNFDRWIYWEKFEYLSLMWGTIVMAATGLILWFPVQFTKIIPVSVASIFDIPGIALIIHRYEAILAAVFIFTIHFIHTHLLPEKMPVDESIFTGRITEAEFKHERLGEYERLKNQRQLDSFKVAPPSLFAKFLSRLIAVPLLITGLILVSLMVSALVVWAL from the coding sequence ATGAAGAGCAACACTAATTATTTAAGATTTACGCTGTTTCATAGATTCTGTCATTTTTTAACGATTATTAGTTTTTTTGGGCTAGTCTTGACTGGCTTACCACTCGCCTTTAGCGGTTATGATTGGGGGAGGTGGTTGTACGAGTTGTTTGGCGGATATCCTACGGCAGGATATATTCACAGGGTCAGCGCCTTAATCACTTTCTTTGCTGGTTTTTTACATTTCGCGTGGCTGTTTTTCAATGTATCTATTAAAAAGAAGAAAGGTTTTTTTTGGGGACCTAATTCAATGCTTTTGCAACCAAGAGATCTTTTTGATGTAATAGCAGACATCAAATGGTTTATTGGTATTGGCAAAAGGCCGAATTTTGATAGATGGATTTATTGGGAAAAGTTTGAATATCTCTCTTTGATGTGGGGAACTATTGTTATGGCCGCTACCGGCTTAATTCTTTGGTTTCCTGTTCAGTTTACAAAAATTATTCCCGTTTCGGTTGCCAGCATCTTCGATATCCCCGGTATTGCGTTGATTATCCATCGATATGAAGCAATACTGGCGGCTGTTTTTATTTTCACAATTCATTTCATTCACACGCACTTACTGCCTGAAAAAATGCCAGTAGATGAATCGATATTTACAGGGAGAATAACGGAGGCTGAGTTTAAACATGAGCGCCTTGGTGAATATGAAAGGCTAAAAAATCAAAGACAGTTGGATAGTTTTAAGGTAGCGCCTCCATCTCTTTTCGCAAAATTTTTATCAAGGCTGATTGCTGTACCACTTTTGATCACTGGGTTAATATTGGTGAGTCTGATGGTCTCTGCGCTTGTTGTTTGGGCGCTATAG
- a CDS encoding sigma-54-dependent transcriptional regulator, which produces MTYRVLIADDEERMRRVLTMIFEEMKDVKVVAGNSFEDVLRYLDKERFHLLITDLKVPGSNSIDFIRAVKNKVADIPIIVLTAYGSVGFAIDIMKEGVFDYLVAPFDNDILELAVKRALKVSSLTIENKNLRKALELQYNFGNIIGNSPSVVETLRLVGEVTRTDSTVLVTGESGTGKELVSRAIHYNSDRKCGPFVALNCAAIPENLLESELFGYEKGAFTGAEKTKKGRFELAAGGTFFLDEISEMSAAVQAKVLRIIESKELERLGGTDTIKVDVRIICATNRDLVQMVKEGKFRDDLYYRISVFPIMLPALRERSGDIIPLSKHFVNHFSAKMGKTPIVLSSEVEKILIKHKWEGNIRELQNIIERAVILCKNGVIRTEHLPTSIVHGYTPPELNENISQNNSVNFDIPPNGLSLDDLEKQLVAKALERSKNNITKAAKLLGLTRGTFRYRLQKYGISN; this is translated from the coding sequence ATGACTTACAGGGTATTAATAGCTGATGATGAAGAACGCATGCGACGCGTGCTAACGATGATATTCGAGGAGATGAAAGATGTTAAAGTTGTTGCGGGAAACAGCTTTGAGGATGTCCTCCGCTATTTAGATAAAGAGAGGTTTCACCTTTTAATTACAGACCTAAAGGTTCCTGGCAGTAATAGTATCGATTTTATCAGGGCGGTGAAAAATAAGGTAGCGGATATCCCAATCATCGTGTTGACCGCTTATGGTTCTGTTGGTTTTGCCATTGACATTATGAAGGAAGGCGTCTTTGATTATCTGGTTGCGCCTTTCGATAACGATATTTTAGAATTGGCGGTAAAAAGAGCTTTAAAAGTAAGCTCATTGACTATTGAAAATAAAAACCTACGCAAGGCGTTAGAGTTGCAATATAACTTTGGGAATATTATCGGCAACTCTCCAAGTGTTGTTGAAACATTGCGGCTGGTAGGCGAAGTTACAAGAACCGACTCCACCGTTCTGGTCACTGGTGAAAGTGGTACAGGTAAAGAGCTGGTGTCAAGAGCGATACATTACAACAGCGATAGAAAGTGTGGTCCCTTTGTGGCGCTTAATTGTGCTGCAATTCCTGAGAATTTACTAGAAAGTGAATTGTTTGGCTACGAAAAAGGGGCATTTACAGGAGCTGAAAAGACTAAGAAGGGACGATTTGAGTTAGCCGCTGGCGGGACTTTTTTTTTGGATGAAATTTCCGAGATGTCTGCGGCAGTACAGGCAAAAGTTCTTAGAATAATTGAATCGAAAGAGCTGGAACGGCTTGGTGGTACGGATACGATAAAGGTTGATGTCCGGATTATATGTGCAACAAATAGAGACCTTGTACAGATGGTAAAAGAGGGAAAGTTTCGGGATGATCTCTATTACCGCATCAGCGTCTTTCCAATAATGCTGCCCGCTTTAAGGGAGAGAAGTGGGGATATTATCCCGCTGAGCAAACATTTTGTTAATCATTTTTCAGCAAAAATGGGCAAGACTCCGATTGTATTAAGTTCTGAAGTTGAAAAGATATTAATAAAGCACAAATGGGAAGGTAACATAAGAGAATTGCAAAACATTATTGAACGCGCAGTAATTTTGTGTAAAAACGGCGTTATAAGAACAGAGCATCTTCCTACTTCTATTGTGCATGGTTACACCCCTCCGGAATTAAATGAAAACATTTCACAAAATAATTCCGTTAATTTTGACATACCACCTAATGGCCTGTCGCTTGACGATCTGGAAAAACAATTAGTTGCGAAAGCATTAGAAAGAAGCAAAAACAACATCACAAAAGCCGCAAAACTTTTGGGATTAACACGAGGGACATTCCGCTATCGGTTGCAGAAATATGGAATATCAAATTAG